A stretch of Triticum aestivum cultivar Chinese Spring chromosome 1D, IWGSC CS RefSeq v2.1, whole genome shotgun sequence DNA encodes these proteins:
- the LOC123180296 gene encoding uncharacterized protein isoform X3 — MGLDSKSRASRRVSPSFCLMGPCLGGRKDEKGRGCRCARYGVGLDGDGCSSQGTVSQRIIGIVASVDMYAEYPLSGQDWILVYTSPPLSCSGINTLLQMFFVSRLLVVMGGSYSFAMPTISTRLLCFWMRGIAMRQGAARSERKGEGDES; from the exons ATGGGACTAGACTCAAAATCGAGAGCAAGCCGCCGTGTGTCTCCTTCCTTCTGCTTGATGGGGCCATGCCTAGGAGGAAGGAAGGATGAGAAAGGAAGAGGCTGCCGGTGCGCGAGGTACGGCGTTGGACTCGACGGGGATGGCTGCTCCTCCCAAG GAACTGTATCACAACGGATCATTGGCATTGTAGCTTCAGTGGACATGTATGCTGAATATCCCCTCAGTGGACAAGATTGGATTTTAGTGTATACAAGCCCTCCTCTCAGCTGCTCAG GCATAAACACCTTACTGCAAATGTTCTTCGTATCTCGCCTCCTCGTCGTGATGGGTGGCTCCTATAGCTTCGCCATGCCAACCATCTCCACGAG GTTGTTGTGCTTCTGGATGAGAGGGATAGCCATGAGGCAAGGAGCAGCAAG GTCTGAGAGAAAAGGAGAAGGGGATGAATCTTGA
- the LOC123180296 gene encoding uncharacterized protein isoform X4 encodes MGLDSKSRASRRVSPSFCLMGPCLGGRKDEKGRGCRCARYGVGLDGDGCSSQGTVSQRIIGIVASVDMYAEYPLSGQDWILVYTSPPLSCSGINTLLQMFFVSRLLVVMGGSYSFAMPTISTRLLCFWMRGIAMRSERKGEGDES; translated from the exons ATGGGACTAGACTCAAAATCGAGAGCAAGCCGCCGTGTGTCTCCTTCCTTCTGCTTGATGGGGCCATGCCTAGGAGGAAGGAAGGATGAGAAAGGAAGAGGCTGCCGGTGCGCGAGGTACGGCGTTGGACTCGACGGGGATGGCTGCTCCTCCCAAG GAACTGTATCACAACGGATCATTGGCATTGTAGCTTCAGTGGACATGTATGCTGAATATCCCCTCAGTGGACAAGATTGGATTTTAGTGTATACAAGCCCTCCTCTCAGCTGCTCAG GCATAAACACCTTACTGCAAATGTTCTTCGTATCTCGCCTCCTCGTCGTGATGGGTGGCTCCTATAGCTTCGCCATGCCAACCATCTCCACGAG GTTGTTGTGCTTCTGGATGAGAGGGATAGCCATGAG GTCTGAGAGAAAAGGAGAAGGGGATGAATCTTGA
- the LOC123180296 gene encoding uncharacterized protein isoform X6 has product MGLDSKSRASRRVSPSFCLMGPCLGGRKDEKGRGCRCARYGVGLDGDGCSSQGTVSQRIIGIVASVDMYAEYPLSGQDWILVYTSPPLSCSGINTLLQMFFVSRLLVVMGGSYSFAMPTISTRTWQVVVLLDERDSHEV; this is encoded by the exons ATGGGACTAGACTCAAAATCGAGAGCAAGCCGCCGTGTGTCTCCTTCCTTCTGCTTGATGGGGCCATGCCTAGGAGGAAGGAAGGATGAGAAAGGAAGAGGCTGCCGGTGCGCGAGGTACGGCGTTGGACTCGACGGGGATGGCTGCTCCTCCCAAG GAACTGTATCACAACGGATCATTGGCATTGTAGCTTCAGTGGACATGTATGCTGAATATCCCCTCAGTGGACAAGATTGGATTTTAGTGTATACAAGCCCTCCTCTCAGCTGCTCAG GCATAAACACCTTACTGCAAATGTTCTTCGTATCTCGCCTCCTCGTCGTGATGGGTGGCTCCTATAGCTTCGCCATGCCAACCATCTCCACGAG AACATGGCAGGTTGTTGTGCTTCTGGATGAGAGGGATAGCCATGAG GTCTGA
- the LOC123180296 gene encoding uncharacterized protein isoform X5 produces MGLDSKSRASRRVSPSFCLMGPCLGGRKDEKGRGCRCARYGVGLDGDGCSSQGTVSQRIIGIVASVDMYAEYPLSGQDWILVYTSPPLSCSGINTLLQMFFVSRLLVVMGGSYSFAMPTISTRTWQVVVLLDERDSHEARSSKV; encoded by the exons ATGGGACTAGACTCAAAATCGAGAGCAAGCCGCCGTGTGTCTCCTTCCTTCTGCTTGATGGGGCCATGCCTAGGAGGAAGGAAGGATGAGAAAGGAAGAGGCTGCCGGTGCGCGAGGTACGGCGTTGGACTCGACGGGGATGGCTGCTCCTCCCAAG GAACTGTATCACAACGGATCATTGGCATTGTAGCTTCAGTGGACATGTATGCTGAATATCCCCTCAGTGGACAAGATTGGATTTTAGTGTATACAAGCCCTCCTCTCAGCTGCTCAG GCATAAACACCTTACTGCAAATGTTCTTCGTATCTCGCCTCCTCGTCGTGATGGGTGGCTCCTATAGCTTCGCCATGCCAACCATCTCCACGAG AACATGGCAGGTTGTTGTGCTTCTGGATGAGAGGGATAGCCATGAGGCAAGGAGCAGCAAG GTCTGA
- the LOC123180296 gene encoding uncharacterized protein isoform X1: MGLDSKSRASRRVSPSFCLMGPCLGGRKDEKGRGCRCARYGVGLDGDGCSSQGTVSQRIIGIVASVDMYAEYPLSGQDWILVYTSPPLSCSGINTLLQMFFVSRLLVVMGGSYSFAMPTISTRTWQVVVLLDERDSHEARSSKVSFSSPVFTPRFMVFLNTCVQV, from the exons ATGGGACTAGACTCAAAATCGAGAGCAAGCCGCCGTGTGTCTCCTTCCTTCTGCTTGATGGGGCCATGCCTAGGAGGAAGGAAGGATGAGAAAGGAAGAGGCTGCCGGTGCGCGAGGTACGGCGTTGGACTCGACGGGGATGGCTGCTCCTCCCAAG GAACTGTATCACAACGGATCATTGGCATTGTAGCTTCAGTGGACATGTATGCTGAATATCCCCTCAGTGGACAAGATTGGATTTTAGTGTATACAAGCCCTCCTCTCAGCTGCTCAG GCATAAACACCTTACTGCAAATGTTCTTCGTATCTCGCCTCCTCGTCGTGATGGGTGGCTCCTATAGCTTCGCCATGCCAACCATCTCCACGAG AACATGGCAGGTTGTTGTGCTTCTGGATGAGAGGGATAGCCATGAGGCAAGGAGCAGCAAGGTCTCATTTTCTTCCCCAGTTTTTACTCCTCGATTTATGGTTTTTCTAAACACATGTGTGCAGGTCTGA
- the LOC123180296 gene encoding uncharacterized protein isoform X2: MGLDSKSRASRRVSPSFCLMGPCLGGRKDEKGRGCRCARYGVGLDGDGCSSQGTVSQRIIGIVASVDMYAEYPLSGQDWILVYTSPPLSCSGINTLLQMFFVSRLLVVMGGSYSFAMPTISTRLLCFWMRGIAMRQGAARSHFLPQFLLLDLWFF; this comes from the exons ATGGGACTAGACTCAAAATCGAGAGCAAGCCGCCGTGTGTCTCCTTCCTTCTGCTTGATGGGGCCATGCCTAGGAGGAAGGAAGGATGAGAAAGGAAGAGGCTGCCGGTGCGCGAGGTACGGCGTTGGACTCGACGGGGATGGCTGCTCCTCCCAAG GAACTGTATCACAACGGATCATTGGCATTGTAGCTTCAGTGGACATGTATGCTGAATATCCCCTCAGTGGACAAGATTGGATTTTAGTGTATACAAGCCCTCCTCTCAGCTGCTCAG GCATAAACACCTTACTGCAAATGTTCTTCGTATCTCGCCTCCTCGTCGTGATGGGTGGCTCCTATAGCTTCGCCATGCCAACCATCTCCACGAG GTTGTTGTGCTTCTGGATGAGAGGGATAGCCATGAGGCAAGGAGCAGCAAGGTCTCATTTTCTTCCCCAGTTTTTACTCCTCGATTTATGGTTTTTCTAA
- the LOC123157829 gene encoding BTB/POZ and MATH domain-containing protein 2-like yields the protein MSMSALVSALRAAGRHHLSAGTLITRPVTGSYLFRIDQYKRIQKMVGNGTVIKSGTFGAGGHDWRIKCYPRGEVGYRGYISLYLEHASHGRTGDATADYCMSILDHAGNPSWTKGNANNFSNHDAFGWGAFMKIEDLDEEEHLKDGCLCILCNVTVLDMRTTDYGARRASTGAMVPPPGLHRQLTEDLWESKEEADVEIEVGGETFPAHRWMLAAVSPIFMAELLRSPAATRIRVDGTDAGVFKALLHFIYTDALPEEMAKRETLATMAKPLLVAADRYKLDRLKLICEEALCGHINMFSVGATLAFAEQHCCRVLKEACMHFLADPCNLEAAVATRSFDQLKAAYHPTLMWKQ from the exons ATGTCGATGTCGGCGCTCGTAtctgccctccgcgccgccggccggCACCATCTCTCCGCTGGCACCCTCATCACGAGGCCGGTGACGGGCTCCTACCTGTTCAGAATCGACCAGTACAAGCGCATCCAGAAGATGGTCGGCAATGGCACGGTGATCAAATCAGGCACGTTCGGCGCGGGCGGCCACGACTGGCGCATCAAGTGCTACCCGAGGGGCGAAGTAGGATATCGAGGCTACATCTCCCTTTACCTCGAGCACGCCAGCCACGGCCGCACCGGTGACGCCACGGCTGATTACTGCATGAGCATCCTCGACCACGCCGGGAACCCATCGTGGACAAAGGGTAAT GCGAACAACTTCTCGAACCACGACGCGTTTGGCTGGGGTGCCTTCATGAAGATCGAAGACCTTGACGAGGAGGAGCACCTCAAGGACGGCTGCTTGTGCATCCTCTGCAACGTGACCGTCCTTGACATGCGCACCACGGACTACGGCGCCCGGCGTGCATCCACGGGCGCCATGGTGCCGCCGCCCGGCCTGCACCGGCAACTCACAGAGGACCTCTGGGAGTCCAAAGAGGAGGCGGACGTGGA GATCGAGGTCGGCGGGGAGACCTTCCCGGCGCACAGGTGGATGCTCGCTGCCGTGTCTCCTATCTTCATGGCTGAGCTGCTCCGGTCGCCTGCAGCGACGAGGATACGTGTGGACGGAACTGATGCCGGGGTGTTCAAGGCGCTGCTCCACTTCATCTACACGGACGCGCTGCCGGAAGAGATGGCGAAGCGAGAGACGTTGGCGACGATGGCGAAGCCGCTGCTCGTGGCGGCGGACAGGTACAAGCTGGACAGGCTGAAGTTGATCTGCGAGGAGGCGTTGTGCGGGCACATCAATATGTTTTCGGTCGGCGCCACACTGGCGTTTGCTGAGCAGCATTGTTGCCGCGTGCTTAAGGAGGCTTGCATGCACTTCCTCGCTGATCCGTGTAATCTTGAAGCAGCCGTGGCAACCCGTAGTTTTGATCAGCTGAAAGCAGCTTACCATCCAACTCTCATGTGGAAGCAGTAG